One segment of Luteolibacter rhizosphaerae DNA contains the following:
- a CDS encoding type II secretion system protein, protein MKALQRRFRRSRAYTLIELTLAMSVGMGLALMMLAIFNQQLAFLKIFNVQSFLTTDGPALNNYLSRVLGSAEGFQLYETPEGFEDNVEPSETEASVLVLKFKEPGGSFRYSMLSFEDPEGEKPQGLYFRHVSPTTLALGDAEWALSTRPADVEFSIDAGILKVKITGPNGEEITYGGTQQL, encoded by the coding sequence ATGAAAGCTCTCCAAAGACGATTCCGTCGTAGCCGTGCCTACACCTTGATAGAGCTTACCTTGGCCATGAGCGTGGGCATGGGCCTCGCGTTGATGATGCTCGCCATCTTCAACCAGCAGCTCGCTTTCCTAAAAATCTTTAACGTGCAGAGCTTCCTGACCACGGACGGTCCCGCGCTGAATAACTACCTCTCCCGTGTTCTCGGTTCTGCGGAAGGCTTCCAGCTTTATGAAACGCCGGAGGGCTTCGAAGATAATGTAGAGCCTTCCGAGACAGAGGCTTCCGTCCTAGTGCTAAAGTTCAAGGAGCCAGGGGGCAGCTTCCGCTACTCGATGCTCTCCTTTGAAGACCCTGAAGGGGAAAAGCCGCAAGGACTTTACTTCCGGCACGTGAGCCCCACCACCTTGGCCTTGGGCGACGCAGAGTGGGCCCTATCCACAAGGCCGGCGGATGTCGAATTTTCCATCGATGCCGGCATTCTGAAAGTGAAGATCACCGGTCCCAATGGCGAGGAGATCACCTACGGCGGCACCCAGCAGTTATGA